The DNA sequence CCACAGTCGAGATGAACTCCATCAAGCGCCAGAAGCAGCGCAAGGTGCTGCTGATGGGCAAGAGCGGGGCGGGCAAGTCGTCGATGAGGAGCATCGTCTTCAGCAACTACGTAGCCAAAGATGTCCGCCGCCTAGGAGCGACCATCGACGTCGAGCACAGTAATATTAAATTCATGGGAAACCTCATGCTGAATCTTTGGGATTGCGGAGGGTGAGCCCATCAATAGCCAGCCTACGCAGCTACTTCAAACTGACTCGTCGCAGTCAGGACGGCTTCGTCGAGAATTACCTCAACCAGTCGCGAACCCACGTCTTCGGCTCCGTAGCAGTTCTTATCTTCGTCTTCGATATCGAATCCCGCGAATTCGCAGCCGATGTCGTCTCCTACTCCAACATCATCCGTGCTCTTCACGAATGCAGTCCCAGTGCCAAGGTCTTCTGTCTCATACACAAAATGGACCTCGTACAAGCACGTCTACGGCAAGCCATGTTCGACGAGCGCGCAGAGTATATCAGGGAGGCCAGCGAGGGCTTCAAGGATACGGTCGAGTTCTTCGCAACAAGCATTTGGGACCAGAGCTTATACAAGGCATGGACGAAGATTATTTACTACTTGATACCCAATGCGGGCACAATTGAAGCGCTTCTAGAACAGTTGGCCGAGGTTATCGATGCGAGAGAACTGATCTTGTACGAGCGGACGACTTGTCTTACAGTCGCGCACGTTACGCGGCAGACTGAAGAAGGGAATCCTTTCACTGACCGCTTCGAGCGCATTTCAAGCATTCTCAAGACACACAAGCAAAGCATGGCGTACGCACGCCCGACTTTCTTCCCAAGACACACGCTAACCTTTACACCAGAAAACATACAAACATACCCGCTGGCAGCGCCAACTTCGCCGAAATGCAAATAAAGACTGGTCGCTTCATGTTCTTCATCACACGTCTGACCGAAAACACCAACCTCGCCGTTGCGATACCGCCCTCAGAGCAGGTATTCAACGCCGCACGCGTCAATATCTTCCAAGTGCGACCGAAGTTTGCCGAACTCGATATTGCGGCCAAACCCAGGCCTCCGATCCAGCAGGCGTTTGCTGGATCTGCGGATACAAGTGGTGATATGTGGAAGGGCAAAGAAACCGCGATGCACTGAGCTCAAGAGATATTGACTTATAGTGAAGGAGATGGAATAGTCTCATACCTGTTGCCGAGACAGTATACTGATGTGGGTAGTGAGATAACATGGTCGAGACAACCAAGTTCTTACCGGTCTACCGTCGATTGGAGTAGATGGATCGTCGAATATGTCCTACGTTGAAAAGAGATGGCATTTCGAGGCAGAGAGGGAGAAAGCCACATAAGTGCTTCCCAAGACCATCCTTTTCCACAATGAGCGCTCGGCGCAGTACCCAAGAAGAAGCGGGAAGACGTTGTATATGCTAGGTGGGCGGGCGGTACCAGCGGCTCCAGCATTTATTTTTTCGCAGACGCCTCAGCAAGATAACCAAGTATAATTATTCATAACTCTCATCCCTGACCCTAGAAAAGGCAGCGTTTTGTATATCAATCATACAGTCTCGTTGTTTACGCAGTGCGAAAGAAAATGCGCCATTTGTACCAACATCTTACAAGTTTACCCCGCCTACTACGCTACCAGCCTACTAGCAAGGCTGTGTGATTGCGACGTTGGTGTCATGCGTGTAGTATCCATGTCGCACATCCACACTCCCTGCCCTGCAACCACCAAGACTTCCAAGAACTTGTTCTACCAAGGGTCTAGCCCACGCTAGAACGCGCGGTATGCTAGGAATAGGCGGGAGGGGATGTTAGGTTGCAGATTGCGGGGAAAGATGGGGCTTGCTGTTGTACACCGATTAAAGCAACGTCTCCGCATCTTGGGTTCTTGGATCTTGGATTTGCATGTCTTGATATGCTGGTTTGAAATGATATATATATTCAACAGTTACTTGTAAGTTCTGGCTGTAGAAACATAATGGATTGACATCTAGCTAGGTATCGTACTATGGACAAGAGGTGTACTTGAGATTATCTACTGTTACGTCTGCTGGGGTGATTGAGCGAACGAAGTGGTGACTGGCTGGGCCAAGTAAGTTATGCCCAGTTGGTCTGATGTCAAGCTCGACAGAAAATCAAATTCCGGTCATCTGGGTACGGCAGGTAGGTGGCATTGCATACGCGTGGCGTTGCGATTTAAAGCTGCACTCACGATCGTTGCAATCCTGAATTTTACAGGTTTCTCTATCAGGCTTTACCCAAGGCGACTTCCTAGAACCGATAAGCAAGGGATTCCGCAGCTTGGCTCGTCTTGCCGCTTGTCttcgattgattgttgccGCCCAGACGGAGATTCCAACAGCGCAAAGGAAAGCCAAGTCGTGTAATCGGGTTTGTGTGTATCCGCATCGAAACGATTGTACGAAGGGAAACCTCACGCAcaccaccacaaccaccTCATCCCCTCAACCCTTGCAAGAAAGAAAAACCACGAAAGTAAAAATGAGAACACGTACGTAAGTACGTACTTCGTCTCAACCCCATGTCCATAATCCTCAACAGCTTTCCACCACCCCATGCCTAAACAAGCACCATCACGTCAGCAAAATAAGTCCTTTTCGCCCGTATTCCCCCCGGTGGGCTACCGTACCTATGTACCGTACCATCTCCCCACCCCCATGCCCAGTGCGTTGCCTCCAAACCTCCACACCCCAACAAACACTGAAGATCGCAAACACACCCCAATCCCCCGTTCCCCCTAAAATTTCGATACTCAAACCCCCTTCCCTGCCTCCTCTCAAACGCGCTCACGCGTCTTAATCACGTTACGTGACTTCTACCTGCCCATCGCACTCCCAAGCATAACACCGAACCGGCGTCTTACTCTGCACGGGAGCATAACCGCATGGGGCATGCGGTCGGTACAAAGCCAAGCCGCCTAAGCACAGCGCAAACAACCGACATGTGACCGCCCATTGCTAGACACAAGCCAGCCAGCTTTTTTATATGCAAGCCACCCGGTTCGACGTGTTGTAAGTTGGGTATGTGGTGCGTCGGGCTGCTGCTGCCGAGATGGACATGTGTAGGATGTTGTAACAATGCTGTTGCAGAATTTAGCTAGGGCTGGTGTGGGTTATTGGCGCTTGGCGTATGCATGCGTGCTGTCGTGCATTTTattgttgatgttgtggtggtggtgagaAGGGTGAGATGACATGTCTGTGGTGTGGTGTGCTGTGTTGCGTGAGTGTGTGATAAGAGATGCAGATCGGCTTGTTACGACCAATCGAGTGTGAGATTTTGAGGGTAGGAGGGAAGGGGAGGGTGTTGGGATCGGTTGGGGGATATAAGGGGTGGTGAGTGCCTCGATTCCCGGAGGCGAAGTTTCGATTTTTGATTGATCTCTCTTTTTTTCCCTTGATTTTCTCTTCGAGTGTATATGTGAAGAGTTAGACCTTTCAGGTGTATTGTATTGGCTTGAGCTTTTCTGCAAAGAAGAAAGGACGAGATTTACTTTGAACGGGTTTCTGGCTGCTGCTACGCGCAAGGTGTTGCCATCATGGCGGGATCGAATAAGGAGATGAAGATTGAGTAAGTGTTCTTGGGGATGGGCGTATACTACTTTCTGTGCAATATTAACCATTTTCCCCATTCAGGCCTACCGTGGAAGAGCAGCATGACCGCAAAGCCTCCGTCATGGAAGACGAGCTAGCTCGTAAAGAGCGTCTCGCCCGCCTAACAGCAAACGTCGAAGGAGAGTAAGTACCCTCAACCCCCATCCCACCCACCcaccaaccaaccaaccatACTCACCCTCCACCCAGAATCCGCAACCCCCTCGTCGACCTAACCAAAGACCAACTCCTCAAAAACGTCACCGCCTTCGCCCAAACCCACGACCTCACCTCGGTCGAACCCCTCCTCATCAAAGGCGCCCTCGTCGCCCAATCCCCCGCCCTCTTCGAAGACATCGAGGAACTCGACGAAGATGACAAGACGGCTCTACGCGAGGAGATCACACACCGCTTCAAGCTCCCGCGCACCCTCTACATGACCGTCATCCTCAATTCCATTGCCGCTGCCATCCAGGGCTGGGACCAGACGGGCTCCAACGGTGCTAATCTGACATTTGCCCAGGCAATGGGGATTCCGGATGCGGGGCCGCTGTGTGAGGCGGCGGGGACGTGTGAGCAGAATAGTTGGATTATTGGGTTTGTGAATGCGTGTCCGTATATTGCTATTGCTTTGTTTTGCGCGTGGATTTCTGGTGAGTTGGACATGCATGGTTTGACGTCTTGGCCGTGTGCTGATGAGAATAGATCCTATGAATGAGCTTTGTGGTCGTCGTGGTACTATTTTCATTGCGGCCATCTTCTCGCTACTCGCGCCGTTTGGTATGGCCTTGAGCCAGAAGTGGGGTGAGCTGGCGGTTTGTCGTGTGCTTCTTGGTGTTGGTATGGGACTCAAGGAGGTCACTGTGCCTGTTTTCTCGGCCGAAAATGTTCCAGCGAGCGTTCGTGGTGGTCTTGTCATGTCCTGGCAGATCTGGACCGCGTTCGGTATCTTCCTTGGTACGGTTGCTAATTTGGCTGTTATGGTATACTCTCCCATACTTCCTTCTTTGCCTAAAACGGTTACTGACATGACTTGATCAGAACTCTGGTGCCATATCCTGGCGTCTGCAGTTTGGATCTGCGTTTATCCCAGCTGTGCCGCTTGTCATTGGCATCTGGTTCGTGCCCGAGAGTCCGCGCTGGTTGATGAAGAAGCGGGATTACGCCAAAGCCTACCGATCGTTCCTGCGTCTGCGAAATACGCCTCTTCAGGCTGCCCGCGACCTCTACTACACGCACTGCTTGCTCGAGCAGGAAGAGGTACTGATCCGCGAAGCTGGTATCAACCCCAAGTCAAACTTCTTCACGCGCTTCATCGAGCTATTCACCATTCCTCGTGTCCGGCGCGCGACGCAGGCTTCAGGTATAGTTATGATTGGCCAACAGATGTGCGGTATCAACATCATTGCCTTCTACTCCAGCACCATCTTCAAGGAGGGAGGTGCAACAAACAAAGAAGCTCTCATCGCATCCTTTGGTTTCGGACTGGTAAACTTCGCATTCGCGTGGCCGGCCGTCTGGACAATCGATACCTTTGGTCGTCGCGGACTGCTCTTGTTCACGTTCCCGAACATGTTCTGGACGCTGCTGGTAGCGGGTATGTGCTACTATATTCCCAAAGACAGCGATGCGCATCTGGGATTGATCGCCTTCTTCGTATACCTCTTCGGCGCCTTTTACAGTCCAGGAATGGGGCCAGTTCCGTTTACGTAAGTATCGGTTGAGCTGGAAAGATGCTTATAGCTGACCTTTCTCAGATACTCAGCAGAGGTCTTTCCACTCTCGCATCGTGAAGTCGGCATGTCATGGGCTGTTGCAACAAACAACTTCTGGGCTGCTGTATTGTCACTCACACTCCCGCGCATGCTCAAGGTCATGCATCCCCAAGGCGTGTTTGGCTTCTACGCCGGCCTCAACGTTATCGCACTCGCCATGATGTAAGCTGAGTATCTTACGCTCGGATAACAGAAAGCTAACTTTGCCCTAGATTCCTGTGGTTGCCAGAAACCAAGCAGCGCACTCTCGAAGAACTCGACTACGTCTTCGGTGTGCCGACGCGCACGCACATGAACTACCAACTGAAGAAGAATCTGCCGTGGTGGTTCAAGACATATATTCTTAGGCGCGAAGGTCTTGCAAAGCCCCAGCTGTACCATTTCGGCGATCAGCGCCCTGCTGTGAGTGTTACGGCGCAGATGAGCTACGCTTGGAACACGTACATTCTCCGCAAGAAGGGCCTCCCTAAGCCGGATGCATATGTTAGAGCAGCGCCAAAGGGAGAGAAGCACGTTTAGTCGTTATCGAAATATGATGGTTGACGTTGGTTTGGACGGTAATGTGGAGGAATATTGTGCGCTGGGGTGGCGGCAGTTGTCGCTCTTTCCTTCTATACCCCGTTGCTGGCCTGTGGTGAGAAATCTTGTCTGTCTTTATATTATCATTGCGACATTCGATTCGAGAGTTCTCTTATAGTACCAGCAGTGTTAACATCTAAACTAAGATGTACGAGTTTCTGGCGAAAGCCTGGCTTATTCGTAACAAGTTCTCATTCATTCTCACCTCGCTTTACGCATCCCGCCTTCGATAATCGACATAGTCGGCGTGGTGAGTTCTGTACTTTGCGATATCATTTCGGGGGTCACGATAACCAAGTCTCGCGTCGTCAGATTACACATGTCACAAACCACGCCAACCGTCATTTGCTCCACACCTGCACATCACAAGGCTAGCATCTTCTAGTGCCCATCTCCTTCACCTCTTTCACATGACACCTGCACCTCCCAAACGCCATGCCAACGGTATCCGGAACGCTTACCCATCCGACACACACACGCAAACTTACCTCGGCATCTACGCCCTGCCAATCCCCAGCCGCAGCAGCACCCCCGTAAGCGGCAGCCGTTGCGAGGCCACCAAGTGGTGGGTTGATCATGTCATGCCATGCATAAGCAGCACCACCAGGAACAAGAACCGTCCTGCAGCCAAAAAAGAGATGGGCATATAAAAACAGGCTGCGGCATCCCTCCCGCCGCCGCATTGAGGAGGTGACTTTACTGCAAGGAGAGTTTCATTGCTACCTCTTGGCCTTGTTTCCCGCCCCGGATCCGCTCTCAGCCTGATACTTTCCCCGCAtcctctcctcctccacccCCGAACGAACGCTTATAGAAGCGCTTTTCGCCGGGTGACGACTTGCGCAAAAACGCGACTGGCAAAATCCGACGTCTTTTGTTATCGCAAGAAGCACCTTAGTTGTACTAGTATTTTTCAGATTGTACCAAAATGCCAGTTTTTGATTTGAAAAAGAACCTCGTCTTCGTATGGctcctctctctctctacaTTTCCTATACTTCCGGAGTACCGACCTGCTTACAGTGAACCATGGAATTGAGACGAAGCTAACGCGTAAGACGTAGTATGGCGCATACCACCGCGACCCAACCAATGTCGGCATTCACATGGCATGCGTGCCTATTCTTCTAGCCACGGGCTTCCTCTTCGTACGTCGTTTCATCCCCAGCATAACCATAGCCATATCTACCACACATAGCTAACTCTAATATCCTTTCCTCCAGGGCACAAACACACCCGTCTTACCCGTGAAACCCCACCCCCTCCTAACGCGCCTCAACCTCCCCCTCAACCTCGGCACCCTAGCCGCAGCCACCTACTCGACATTGTACCTGCTCCTCTCCCCTAACCTTGCCGGCATCACTGTCACGCCTGTCGTCATGTCCATGGCCGCGCTGTCCAACCGCCTGATGCAGCGCTATAACAAGACCAAAGTGAATAGCATTGCCATCGCCGTTCACCTTGTAAGCTGGATCGCGCAGTTTATCGGGCACGGCAAGTTTGAAGGCCGGAAACCGGCTTTGCTGGATAACCTTGTTCAGGCGCTTTTCTTGGCTCCCCTGTTTGTGTGGTATGAGACGTTGTTTAAGTTGGGGCTGTATAGGAATTTGAGGAGGGAGGTCGAGATGGGGATTGAGGTTGAGGTGGCGAAGCTGCAGGTGAAGAAGACGGAGAGCGTGGCGAAGGGGAAGGAGCCTGTTATTAATGGCGACGATGGCGATAGTGACAGCGCATAGAATGGTGGAGTGAGAGAAGGTTGGAGATGAGATATGAATGATATGAATGGGGGATGTAAATAACTAGCTACTGTCCTGTCTTTCTTTTGACTGAAGAGTGGAAGTAATAGGTGGATATGGTCGTATACCAGGCATACCGAGCCCGCAACACAAGTTTACAAAGATAGAAATAAGTCAATAAAGATAGCACGCAAGACTCCCAAAGCCCATGTTAAAACATCCGTAGAAACATGTGTTTCCCATTCAACATTCACCCATCCTGTGAACACTGAGCCAAAGCAAGAAAATGCACACATATACAAACACTTTTCTTTCCCAACTTCTCATGGTTTTCTCAACCCAGCCTAGCCAGAGGCAGACTTAAGTGTGAAAGCCTCGTGAGCTACCGGAAGCAAGACCTGCGATAAATCAGGTTAGTACAACACCATCTACGAGGAAAAGGACATTGTTACTCACCTTGAACGGGTCCATCTCCACATCTCGGAAACGGCCTGTCAAGTCGTCAAACGGAGAGAT is a window from the Pyrenophora tritici-repentis strain M4 chromosome 7, whole genome shotgun sequence genome containing:
- a CDS encoding GTPase SAR1 and related small G protein, which codes for MNSIKRQKQRKVLLMGKSGAGKSSMRSIVFSNYVAKDVRRLGATIDVEHSNIKFMGNLMLNLWDCGGQDGFVENYLNQSRTHVFGSVAVLIFVFDIESREFAADVVSYSNIIRALHECSPSAKVFCLIHKMDLVQARLRQAMFDERAEYIREASEGFKDTVEFFATSIWDQSLYKAWTKIIYYLIPNAGTIEALLEQLAEVIDARELILYERTTCLTVAHVTRQTEEGNPFTDRFERISSILKTHKQSMAKHTNIPAGSANFAEMQIKTGRFMFFITRLTENTNLAVAIPPSEQVFNAARVNIFQVRPKFAELDIAAKPRPPIQQAFAGSADTSGDMWKGKETAMH